In Cupriavidus taiwanensis, the following proteins share a genomic window:
- the ygfZ gene encoding CAF17-like 4Fe-4S cluster assembly/insertion protein YgfZ — MPALNPQAQELAANLDALTAGGVVCTPAGLGLVRVAGDDAASFLHTQLTNAVDDLAPGTARLAGYCSPKGRLLATFLMWRDADGIVLQLSAEIQPAVQKRLSMFVLRAKARLADITPSHAILGVAGAGAAGALAVAGLPAPETAFAVATADGATVIRLPDSAGQPRWQLVLPAERADALRAKLSATLTAAEPALWDWLEVQSGLPRIVAATQEQFVPQMINFELVGGVNFRKGCYPGQEVVARSQYRGTLKRRMWLVQGEGEVPAPAAEIYRPEDPGQPCGMIVNAAPAPDGGWAGLAELKIDAAGSALRLGSAEGAALATASLPYAVPLGEAAQAAS; from the coding sequence ATGCCAGCATTGAATCCCCAAGCCCAGGAACTCGCCGCAAACCTTGACGCGCTGACTGCCGGCGGCGTGGTTTGCACACCGGCCGGGCTCGGCCTCGTCCGCGTGGCGGGCGACGATGCCGCCAGCTTCCTGCACACCCAGCTGACCAACGCGGTCGACGACCTGGCGCCGGGCACGGCGCGCCTGGCCGGTTACTGCTCGCCCAAGGGCCGGCTGCTGGCCACCTTCCTGATGTGGCGCGACGCCGACGGCATCGTGCTGCAGCTGTCGGCCGAGATCCAGCCTGCGGTGCAGAAGCGGCTGTCGATGTTCGTGCTGCGCGCCAAGGCCAGGCTGGCCGATATCACCCCGAGCCATGCCATCCTCGGCGTGGCCGGCGCCGGCGCCGCCGGGGCGCTTGCCGTGGCCGGGCTGCCCGCGCCGGAGACCGCCTTTGCCGTGGCCACGGCCGACGGCGCCACCGTGATCCGCCTGCCGGACAGCGCCGGCCAGCCGCGCTGGCAGCTGGTGTTGCCGGCCGAGCGTGCCGACGCGCTGCGCGCGAAGCTGTCCGCCACGCTGACGGCTGCCGAGCCGGCGTTGTGGGACTGGCTCGAGGTGCAATCCGGCCTGCCCCGCATCGTCGCCGCCACGCAGGAGCAGTTCGTGCCGCAGATGATCAATTTCGAGCTGGTCGGCGGCGTCAATTTCCGCAAGGGCTGCTATCCCGGCCAGGAAGTGGTGGCGCGCAGCCAGTACCGCGGCACCCTCAAGCGCCGCATGTGGCTGGTGCAGGGCGAAGGCGAGGTGCCGGCGCCCGCGGCCGAAATCTATCGTCCGGAAGACCCGGGCCAGCCCTGCGGCATGATCGTCAACGCCGCGCCCGCGCCCGATGGCGGCTGGGCCGGGCTGGCCGAGCTGAAGATCGATGCCGCCGGCAGCGCGCTGCGCCTGGGCAGCGCCGAAGGCGCGGCACTGGCCACCGCCAGCCTGCCCTATGCGGTGCCGCTTGGCGAAGCCGCCCAGGCCGCCAGCTGA
- the mltG gene encoding endolytic transglycosylase MltG — translation MKRLFLSLGLAVLVFALAAAGGFAWWANHPVALARSPVEVVIKPNSGVASVGRQIQRGGVGMDPRLFVLLARLTGHGADLKAGGYEFETGATPLSIVGKVARGEVTHYVVTVIEGWEFRKMRAAVDASPALRHDTRGMSDAELMKAIGAAEASPEGLFFPDTYLFARGSSDLELYKHAYRAMQRRLNEAWNARSPGLPYKTPYEALVMASIVEKETGQAAERPMIAAVFINRLRKNMLLQTDPTVIYGLGEAFDGDLRKRDLQADTPYNTYTRTGLPPTPIALPGLASLAAATTPAPSDALYFVARGDGSSHFSNSLPEHNRAVDKYQRGK, via the coding sequence ATGAAACGTTTATTCCTCAGTCTTGGGCTTGCCGTGCTGGTATTTGCGCTGGCGGCCGCGGGCGGCTTCGCGTGGTGGGCCAATCACCCGGTGGCGCTTGCCAGGTCGCCGGTGGAAGTGGTGATCAAGCCTAATTCCGGCGTGGCCAGCGTCGGCCGGCAGATCCAGCGTGGCGGCGTGGGCATGGACCCGCGGCTGTTCGTGCTGCTGGCGCGGCTGACCGGCCACGGCGCCGACCTCAAGGCCGGCGGCTATGAATTCGAAACCGGCGCCACGCCGCTGTCGATCGTCGGCAAAGTGGCCCGCGGCGAAGTCACGCACTACGTGGTCACGGTGATCGAGGGCTGGGAATTCCGCAAGATGCGCGCCGCGGTCGACGCCAGCCCGGCGCTGCGACACGACACCCGCGGCATGTCCGACGCGGAACTGATGAAAGCCATCGGCGCGGCGGAGGCTTCGCCCGAAGGGCTGTTCTTTCCCGACACCTACCTGTTCGCGCGCGGCAGCAGCGACCTCGAGTTGTACAAGCACGCCTACCGCGCCATGCAGCGCCGCCTGAACGAGGCCTGGAACGCGCGCTCGCCCGGCCTGCCGTACAAGACCCCGTACGAGGCGCTGGTGATGGCGTCGATCGTCGAGAAGGAAACCGGCCAGGCCGCCGAGCGCCCGATGATCGCCGCGGTGTTCATCAACCGGCTGCGCAAGAACATGCTGCTGCAGACCGACCCGACCGTGATCTACGGACTGGGCGAGGCCTTCGACGGCGACCTGCGCAAGCGCGACCTGCAGGCCGACACCCCGTACAATACCTACACCCGCACCGGCCTGCCGCCCACGCCGATCGCGCTGCCGGGGCTGGCCTCTCTGGCCGCGGCGACCACGCCGGCGCCGTCCGACGCGCTGTACTTCGTTGCCCGCGGCGACGGCAGCAGCCATTTCTCCAACTCGCTACCCGAACACAACCGCGCGGTCGACAAGTACCAGCGCGGCAAATAG
- the tmk gene encoding dTMP kinase, with product MRGKFITFEGIDGAGKSTHIDWVADRLRARADIAGVVTTREPGGTSLGEDLRQILLHRKMHLETEALLMFAARREHIAEVIAPALERGKWVISDRFTDATFAYQGGGRGLATGRLEVLEGWVQGGLQPDLTLLFDVPLETASARLAAARTPDKFEAESRAFFQRTRDEYLRRAAQSPQRFRVIDATRSIADIRDELEKILATI from the coding sequence ATGCGCGGAAAATTCATTACCTTCGAGGGCATCGACGGCGCCGGCAAGAGCACCCATATCGACTGGGTTGCCGACCGCCTGCGCGCGCGCGCCGACATCGCCGGTGTCGTCACCACCCGCGAGCCCGGCGGCACGTCGCTGGGCGAAGACCTGCGCCAGATCCTGCTGCACCGCAAGATGCACCTGGAAACCGAAGCGCTGCTGATGTTCGCGGCGCGGCGCGAGCATATCGCCGAAGTCATCGCCCCGGCGCTGGAGCGCGGCAAGTGGGTCATTTCCGACCGCTTTACCGATGCCACCTTTGCCTATCAGGGCGGCGGCCGGGGCCTCGCCACCGGACGGCTCGAAGTGCTGGAAGGCTGGGTCCAGGGCGGCTTGCAGCCAGACCTGACGCTGCTGTTCGACGTGCCGCTGGAGACCGCCAGCGCCCGCCTGGCCGCCGCGCGCACGCCCGACAAGTTCGAGGCGGAATCGCGCGCCTTCTTCCAGCGCACCCGCGACGAGTATCTGCGCCGCGCGGCCCAGTCGCCGCAGCGCTTCCGCGTTATCGACGCGACCCGCAGCATTGCCGATATTCGCGACGAGCTTGAAAAGATCCTCGCAACTATCTGA
- a CDS encoding DNA polymerase III subunit delta': MLYPWQKEDWQRLGALRERLPHALLIHGQQGIGKRDLALHFAQGLLCEAPLADGQPCGQCAACHWFSQGNHPDFTVVRPEALDASAEAETDEGGKKKAPSKIIRMEQVRALIEAVAVGTHRAGLRVVVVYPLDALQTEGANALLKTLEEPPPSTVFLLVTDRLDRILPTILSRCRQFSAQRPTPEAALAWLRGQGVADAEAQLALAGGAPLTALHAAEAEEQPLQRWLVGQLGAAAAIDAAAAAEQLQKLPVPAVLGILQRWTYDLLALRLDGGATPRYFPRERAVLARCAGATDARGLQAFAARLNSHRRSENHPLAARLVMEAVFLEYRQLFR, from the coding sequence ATGCTATATCCCTGGCAGAAAGAAGACTGGCAACGGCTGGGCGCGCTGCGCGAGCGGCTGCCGCATGCCTTGCTGATCCACGGCCAGCAAGGCATCGGCAAGCGCGACCTGGCGTTGCATTTCGCCCAGGGGCTGCTGTGCGAGGCGCCGCTGGCGGACGGGCAGCCGTGCGGGCAATGCGCCGCCTGCCACTGGTTCAGCCAGGGCAACCATCCGGATTTCACGGTGGTGCGGCCCGAGGCCCTCGACGCCTCGGCCGAGGCGGAAACCGACGAGGGCGGCAAGAAAAAGGCGCCCAGCAAGATCATCCGCATGGAGCAGGTGCGCGCGCTGATCGAGGCCGTGGCGGTAGGCACGCACCGCGCCGGGTTGCGCGTGGTGGTGGTCTATCCGCTCGACGCGCTGCAGACCGAGGGCGCCAACGCCTTGCTCAAGACGCTGGAGGAACCGCCGCCGTCGACGGTGTTCCTGCTGGTGACCGACCGGCTTGACCGCATCCTGCCGACCATCCTGTCGCGCTGCCGCCAGTTTTCGGCCCAGCGCCCGACCCCCGAGGCCGCGCTGGCGTGGCTGCGCGGGCAGGGCGTGGCGGATGCCGAGGCCCAGCTGGCGCTGGCCGGCGGCGCGCCGCTGACCGCGCTGCACGCGGCCGAGGCCGAGGAGCAGCCGCTGCAGCGCTGGCTGGTGGGCCAGCTCGGCGCCGCGGCCGCCATCGACGCCGCCGCGGCGGCCGAGCAACTGCAGAAGCTGCCGGTGCCCGCCGTGCTTGGCATCCTGCAGCGCTGGACGTACGATCTGCTGGCACTGCGGCTGGATGGCGGTGCCACGCCGCGGTACTTCCCCAGGGAGCGCGCCGTGCTGGCGCGCTGCGCCGGTGCCACCGATGCGCGCGGCCTGCAGGCGTTTGCCGCGCGCCTGAACTCGCACCGCCGCAGCGAGAACCATCCGCTGGCGGCACGGCTGGTGATGGAAGCGGTATTCCTCGAGTACCGGCAGCTGTTCCGCTAG
- a CDS encoding PilZ domain-containing protein, translating to MNTAVAGTAPGEAGFGNTAGGAAGSGAASRPNVLSLSIKDQAGLYAAYMPFLARGGIFVPSNRPFRLGEQVFLVLSLLDRPQKYQIAGHVAWITPAGTPMKTPGVGVHLPDDDNGRNLRRAVEEILGKMLESGRPTQTL from the coding sequence ATGAACACGGCAGTCGCCGGCACTGCGCCGGGCGAGGCGGGGTTTGGCAACACGGCGGGCGGCGCAGCGGGCAGCGGGGCGGCGTCGCGCCCCAACGTGCTGTCGCTGTCGATCAAGGACCAGGCCGGGCTGTACGCGGCCTATATGCCGTTCCTGGCGCGCGGCGGCATCTTCGTGCCGTCGAACCGGCCGTTCCGGCTGGGCGAACAGGTGTTCCTGGTATTGTCGCTGCTGGACCGGCCGCAGAAATACCAGATCGCAGGCCACGTGGCCTGGATCACCCCCGCGGGCACGCCGATGAAGACGCCAGGCGTCGGCGTGCACCTGCCCGACGACGACAACGGACGCAACCTGCGCCGCGCGGTGGAGGAAATCCTGGGCAAGATGCTGGAGTCCGGGCGCCCCACCCAAACTTTATGA
- a CDS encoding GNAT family N-acetyltransferase, with protein sequence MNFLLRIAEPRDLPGIVAIYNSTVASRMVTADTEPVTVASRQAWFDAHQPARRPLWVCEDAGGSMAGWMSFSDFYGRPAYGATAEVSIYLDAQRRGQGLGRYLLQQAIDHAPAVGVNTLLGFIFGHNAPSLGLFAALGFTRWGDLPRVAVLDGVERDLIIVGRRVDAA encoded by the coding sequence ATGAATTTTTTGCTACGCATTGCCGAACCCCGCGATCTGCCGGGCATTGTCGCCATCTACAACAGCACCGTGGCTTCGCGCATGGTCACCGCCGACACCGAGCCGGTCACCGTGGCCTCGCGCCAGGCGTGGTTCGACGCTCATCAGCCCGCGCGCCGTCCGCTGTGGGTGTGCGAGGATGCCGGCGGCAGCATGGCCGGCTGGATGAGCTTTTCCGATTTCTACGGGCGCCCCGCCTATGGCGCCACCGCCGAGGTATCGATCTACCTGGACGCGCAGCGCCGCGGCCAGGGGCTGGGGCGCTACCTGCTGCAGCAGGCCATCGACCACGCGCCCGCGGTTGGCGTCAACACGCTGCTCGGCTTTATCTTCGGCCACAACGCGCCCAGCCTGGGCCTGTTCGCGGCGCTGGGCTTCACGCGCTGGGGCGACCTGCCGCGCGTGGCCGTGCTCGACGGCGTCGAGCGCGACCTGATCATCGTCGGCCGCCGCGTGGACGCAGCCTGA
- a CDS encoding TatD family hydrolase — protein MFVDSHCHIDFPELAARLPELLENMRANQVTHALCISVTLEDFPRVLALAEQHPNLYASVGVHPDYEEGEEPTLERLVALSAHPRVVGTGETGLDYYRLNGRSIAEMEWQRERFRTHIRAARQTGKPLIIHTRSSADDTLRLMREENAGEAGGVMHCFTETWDVARQALDQGFHISFSGIVTFKSAADLQETARKVPLERMLIETDSPYLAPVPYRGKTNEPAWVRHVGEFIAQLRGVPVEQVAEQTTANFFNLFKHIDRKSHV, from the coding sequence ATGTTTGTCGATTCCCACTGCCATATCGATTTCCCCGAACTGGCCGCGCGCCTGCCGGAACTGCTGGAAAACATGCGCGCCAACCAGGTCACGCATGCGCTGTGCATCTCGGTCACGCTGGAAGACTTCCCGCGCGTGCTGGCGCTGGCCGAGCAGCATCCCAACCTGTACGCGTCGGTCGGCGTGCATCCTGACTACGAAGAGGGCGAGGAGCCGACGCTGGAGCGGCTGGTGGCGCTGTCCGCCCACCCGCGCGTGGTCGGCACCGGCGAGACCGGGCTGGACTACTACCGGCTCAACGGCCGCAGCATTGCCGAGATGGAATGGCAGCGCGAACGCTTCCGCACCCATATCCGCGCCGCGCGCCAGACCGGCAAGCCGCTGATCATCCATACCCGCTCGTCCGCCGACGACACGCTGCGCCTGATGCGCGAGGAAAACGCGGGTGAAGCCGGCGGCGTGATGCACTGCTTCACCGAAACCTGGGACGTCGCCCGCCAGGCGCTGGACCAGGGCTTCCATATCTCGTTTTCCGGCATCGTCACCTTCAAGAGCGCGGCGGACCTGCAGGAAACCGCGCGCAAGGTGCCGCTCGAGCGCATGCTGATCGAGACCGATTCCCCTTACCTGGCCCCGGTGCCATACCGCGGCAAGACCAACGAGCCGGCCTGGGTGCGCCATGTGGGCGAGTTCATCGCGCAGCTGCGCGGGGTGCCGGTGGAACAGGTCGCAGAACAGACGACGGCAAATTTCTTCAACTTATTCAAGCACATTGACAGGAAATCTCATGTTTGA
- a CDS encoding ankyrin repeat domain-containing protein → MFDMKFVRCAAGAVALAAATLAQAAPADDMRKAVEFDDANTVKKLLAKGVDPNVVDNRGNPALVLALREKSLKAATVLIRAKDIDFDKANPAGETPLMMAALQGQLDMVKLMVDDMEAEINKTGWAPLHYAATNGHNDVVKYLVDHAAYIDAESPNGTTPLMMAARGGHIETVKLLLDEGADMRLKNQQGMTAIDFAERYNQAEIASGLKARWQKLYPQTPIVAAPPLKPPVAEPGGQRPAAPQGKGW, encoded by the coding sequence ATGTTTGACATGAAGTTCGTCCGCTGTGCCGCCGGCGCTGTCGCGCTGGCCGCCGCCACGCTCGCCCAGGCCGCGCCGGCCGACGACATGCGCAAGGCGGTGGAATTCGACGACGCCAACACCGTCAAGAAGCTGCTGGCCAAGGGCGTCGACCCCAATGTTGTCGACAACCGCGGCAACCCGGCGCTGGTGCTGGCGCTGCGCGAGAAGTCGCTGAAGGCGGCCACGGTGCTGATCCGCGCCAAGGATATCGATTTCGACAAGGCCAACCCGGCCGGCGAAACCCCGCTGATGATGGCCGCGCTGCAGGGCCAGCTCGACATGGTCAAGCTGATGGTCGACGACATGGAGGCCGAGATCAACAAGACCGGCTGGGCCCCGCTGCACTACGCCGCCACCAACGGCCACAACGACGTGGTCAAGTACCTGGTCGACCATGCCGCGTATATCGATGCCGAAAGCCCCAACGGCACCACGCCGCTGATGATGGCCGCGCGCGGCGGCCATATCGAGACCGTCAAGCTGTTGCTGGACGAAGGCGCCGACATGCGCCTGAAGAATCAGCAGGGCATGACCGCAATCGACTTTGCCGAGCGCTACAACCAGGCCGAGATCGCCAGCGGGCTGAAGGCGCGCTGGCAGAAGCTGTATCCGCAGACCCCGATCGTGGCGGCGCCGCCGCTGAAGCCGCCCGTCGCCGAGCCCGGCGGCCAGCGCCCCGCGGCACCGCAGGGCAAGGGCTGGTAA
- a CDS encoding YkvA family protein: protein MASASRLRQWARGLKGSLLTLWFCSRHPGTPWAARLLGALVVAYAFSPIDLIPDFIPVLGYLDDVLLVPLGIWLTLRMIPATVKDECRGRAEAWQASHAQRPRNRAAAVVIVLVWVALAWLTWRWLAPYWAPA from the coding sequence ATGGCCAGCGCTTCGCGCCTGCGCCAGTGGGCGCGCGGGCTCAAGGGCAGCCTGCTGACGCTGTGGTTCTGCAGCCGCCACCCCGGCACGCCGTGGGCGGCGCGGCTGCTGGGCGCGCTGGTGGTGGCCTACGCCTTCAGCCCGATCGACCTGATCCCGGATTTCATCCCGGTGCTGGGCTACCTGGATGACGTGCTGCTGGTGCCGCTGGGCATCTGGCTCACGCTGCGGATGATTCCGGCCACGGTCAAGGACGAATGCCGCGGCCGTGCCGAAGCGTGGCAGGCCTCCCATGCGCAACGGCCGCGCAATCGCGCGGCCGCCGTGGTCATAGTGTTGGTATGGGTGGCGCTGGCGTGGCTGACGTGGCGCTGGCTGGCGCCATACTGGGCCCCGGCCTAG
- the egtB gene encoding ergothioneine biosynthesis protein EgtB → MTSALLPGAALHPPHEPALLSQYRHVRAATETLVADLSDADATVQSMDDASPAKWHLAHTTWFFEEFVLAARVPDYEPVDPSYRYLFNSYYEAVGARHPRPQRGLLTRPSLDEVLAYREAVDEAMLSLLGTAQTDDEAALITLGLQHEQQHQELLLTDVLHLFAQNPLRPAFAPELPAPVIADPRPAPDWIGFDGGLVEIGHRGETFAFDCETPRHKTYLAPFTLCSHPVSNRQWFEFIEDGGYQSAGLWLSDGWRWVAEQGIQAPLYWEEREGTWWQMTLRGMHPVDPDSPVTHVSFYEADAFARWAERRLPTEAEWEHAASRLPATGNFVEGRALRPLPDRQNTAGVLRQMFGDVWEWTASAFLPYPGFRPNPGAVGEYNGKFMSGQMVLRGGSCVTPESHIRATYRNFFYPHQRWQFTGVRLADDA, encoded by the coding sequence ATGACTTCAGCCCTGTTGCCAGGAGCCGCCCTCCATCCGCCGCACGAACCCGCGCTGCTTTCGCAGTACCGGCATGTACGCGCCGCCACCGAGACCCTGGTGGCCGACCTGTCCGATGCCGATGCCACCGTGCAGTCGATGGACGACGCCAGCCCGGCCAAATGGCACCTGGCGCACACCACGTGGTTCTTCGAGGAGTTCGTGCTGGCCGCGCGCGTGCCGGACTACGAGCCGGTGGACCCGTCCTACCGCTATCTCTTCAACTCCTACTATGAAGCGGTCGGCGCGCGGCACCCGCGGCCGCAGCGCGGGCTGCTGACGCGCCCGTCGCTGGACGAAGTGCTGGCGTACCGCGAGGCGGTCGACGAAGCGATGCTGTCGCTGCTGGGCACAGCCCAGACCGACGACGAGGCGGCGCTGATCACGCTTGGCCTGCAGCATGAACAGCAGCACCAGGAACTGCTGCTGACCGACGTGCTGCACCTGTTCGCGCAGAACCCGCTGCGCCCCGCCTTTGCGCCGGAACTGCCCGCGCCCGTGATTGCCGACCCGCGTCCCGCGCCGGACTGGATCGGCTTCGACGGCGGCCTGGTCGAGATCGGCCACCGCGGCGAGACCTTCGCCTTCGATTGCGAAACCCCGCGCCACAAGACCTACCTGGCCCCCTTCACGCTGTGCTCGCACCCGGTCAGCAACCGGCAGTGGTTCGAGTTCATCGAGGATGGCGGCTACCAGAGCGCCGGGCTGTGGCTGTCCGACGGCTGGCGCTGGGTGGCAGAGCAAGGCATCCAGGCGCCGCTCTACTGGGAAGAACGCGAAGGCACCTGGTGGCAGATGACGCTGCGTGGCATGCATCCGGTCGATCCGGACAGCCCGGTGACCCACGTCAGCTTCTACGAGGCCGACGCGTTCGCACGCTGGGCCGAGCGCCGGCTGCCAACCGAGGCGGAATGGGAGCACGCGGCCAGCCGCCTGCCGGCCACCGGGAATTTTGTCGAGGGGCGCGCGCTGCGGCCGTTGCCGGACCGGCAGAACACCGCCGGCGTGCTGCGCCAGATGTTCGGCGACGTCTGGGAATGGACCGCCAGCGCCTTCCTGCCCTATCCGGGCTTCCGCCCCAACCCGGGCGCGGTGGGCGAGTACAACGGCAAGTTCATGAGCGGCCAGATGGTGCTGCGCGGCGGGTCGTGCGTCACCCCCGAATCGCATATCCGCGCGACCTACCGCAACTTCTTCTATCCGCACCAGCGCTGGCAGTTCACCGGCGTGCGGCTGGCCGACGACGCCTAG
- a CDS encoding FMN-dependent NADH-azoreductase — MNILQIDTSVLGDNSVSRSLTASVVADLVAANPGATVTVRDLDQDAPAHLSGNLLPVLGGPKDGLNAVQQAELQRTEQWLAEFLAADVLVLGVPQYNFSIPSQLKAWIDRIAQAGRTFKYTENGPVGLAGGKRVIVVSSRGGVRQDANALDLHEQTVDVVLRFLGITDITYVRAHGLAMGPEFREAGLASARTEIAALNDASRLAA, encoded by the coding sequence ATGAACATCCTGCAGATCGATACCAGCGTCCTCGGCGACAACTCCGTTTCGCGCAGCCTGACCGCCAGCGTGGTGGCCGACCTGGTTGCCGCCAACCCCGGCGCCACCGTAACCGTGCGCGACCTGGACCAGGATGCCCCGGCGCACCTGTCCGGCAACCTGCTGCCCGTGCTGGGCGGCCCCAAGGATGGCCTGAACGCCGTGCAGCAGGCCGAGCTGCAGCGCACCGAGCAGTGGCTGGCCGAGTTCCTCGCCGCCGACGTGCTGGTGCTGGGCGTGCCGCAGTACAACTTCAGCATCCCGAGCCAGCTCAAGGCCTGGATCGACCGCATCGCGCAGGCCGGCCGCACCTTCAAGTACACCGAGAACGGCCCGGTGGGCCTGGCCGGCGGCAAGCGCGTGATCGTGGTGTCGTCGCGCGGCGGCGTGCGCCAGGATGCCAACGCGCTGGACCTGCACGAGCAGACCGTCGACGTGGTGCTCCGCTTCCTGGGCATCACCGACATCACCTACGTGCGCGCCCACGGCCTGGCCATGGGGCCGGAGTTCCGCGAAGCCGGGCTGGCCAGCGCCCGCACCGAGATCGCGGCGCTGAACGACGCCAGCCGGCTCGCCGCCTGA
- a CDS encoding LysR family transcriptional regulator, with the protein MQDLNDLSLFAQVVEHGSFSAASRATGVPKSRLSRRIAQLERDLGVQLLRRTTRQVRVTPLGDSFYERCRAMLNEAEAAREVIEQAREQPGGTLRVSCPIAIAQILLAPAIGHFMRANPAVRIELETTNRRVDVIGEGFDLALRVREVMEDSSLAVRTFGESELMLVASPALLDSIGRPRTPQALDGMPGVGQQPHDGKHVWTLRCKTGDSIQIAYDPRLVTDEFALLREAAIAGVGVAMLPRMFCREALESGELELVLPQYDMPVGTLHAVFPSRKGVTPATRRFLDFLGEVLPECAHKVGMQQPRTPSMHRVV; encoded by the coding sequence ATGCAAGACCTCAACGACCTGTCGCTGTTCGCCCAAGTGGTCGAGCACGGCAGCTTTTCCGCGGCCAGCCGCGCCACCGGCGTGCCCAAGTCGCGCCTGAGCCGGCGCATCGCCCAGCTCGAGCGCGACCTGGGCGTGCAGCTGCTGCGCCGGACCACGCGCCAGGTACGCGTGACCCCGCTGGGGGACTCCTTCTACGAACGCTGCCGCGCCATGCTCAACGAGGCCGAGGCCGCGCGCGAGGTCATCGAGCAGGCGCGCGAGCAGCCCGGCGGCACGCTGCGGGTGAGCTGCCCGATCGCCATCGCCCAGATCCTGCTGGCGCCGGCGATCGGCCACTTCATGCGCGCCAACCCGGCCGTGCGCATCGAACTGGAGACCACCAACCGGCGCGTCGACGTGATCGGCGAGGGCTTCGACCTGGCGCTGCGGGTGCGCGAGGTCATGGAAGATTCCAGCCTGGCGGTACGCACCTTTGGCGAAAGCGAACTGATGCTGGTGGCCAGCCCGGCGCTGCTCGACAGCATCGGCCGGCCGCGCACGCCGCAGGCGCTCGACGGCATGCCGGGCGTGGGCCAGCAGCCGCACGACGGCAAGCATGTCTGGACCCTGCGCTGCAAGACCGGCGATTCGATCCAGATCGCCTACGATCCGCGCCTGGTCACCGACGAATTCGCCTTGCTGCGCGAGGCCGCCATCGCCGGGGTCGGCGTGGCCATGCTGCCGCGCATGTTCTGCCGCGAGGCGCTGGAGAGCGGCGAGCTGGAACTGGTGCTGCCGCAGTACGACATGCCGGTCGGCACGCTGCACGCGGTGTTCCCGTCGCGCAAGGGCGTGACGCCGGCCACGCGGCGTTTCCTGGACTTCCTGGGCGAGGTGTTGCCGGAATGCGCGCACAAGGTCGGCATGCAGCAGCCGCGCACGCCGTCGATGCACCGCGTGGTGTAG
- a CDS encoding DoxX family protein, whose amino-acid sequence MGGSQGSQDLGKALLRIVLGVLILMHGIAKVTGASGIGFVSKVVADAGLPAWVAYGVYLGEIVAPILLIIGLWSRLAALVVALNMLFAIGLVHTKELGMLSNTGGWALELQGMYLGAALAVVLLGAGRLSVGGINGKLN is encoded by the coding sequence ATGGGTGGCTCTCAGGGTTCCCAGGACTTGGGCAAGGCGCTGCTGCGCATCGTGCTTGGCGTGTTGATCCTGATGCATGGCATCGCCAAGGTCACGGGCGCGTCCGGCATCGGTTTCGTGTCGAAGGTGGTCGCCGACGCCGGCTTGCCGGCCTGGGTCGCCTACGGCGTCTACCTGGGCGAGATCGTCGCGCCGATCCTGCTGATCATCGGGTTGTGGAGCCGGCTGGCGGCGCTGGTGGTTGCCCTCAACATGCTGTTCGCCATCGGGCTGGTGCATACCAAGGAGCTTGGCATGCTGTCCAATACCGGCGGCTGGGCCCTGGAGCTGCAGGGCATGTACCTGGGGGCGGCGCTGGCGGTGGTGCTGCTGGGGGCGGGCCGGCTCAGCGTGGGCGGCATCAACGGCAAGCTCAACTAG
- a CDS encoding DUF4136 domain-containing protein: MNAFRQLFPAAVAALLLSGCASVPDIKTDYNRATDFSAYRTFGFVERPGTDRAGYESLTTQYFKTAVQRELGARGYRYVAQSPDLLVNFNARLQEKVEVSPAPAPMMGYYGYRGGLYAPWPGYGFYNDVYRYTEGTVNIDLVDRRQMKLVWEGVAVGSVDTSDKASAQQRIDRTVAQIFAKYPFRVGQ, encoded by the coding sequence GTGAATGCGTTCCGGCAACTCTTCCCCGCCGCTGTCGCGGCGCTGCTGCTGTCGGGCTGCGCCAGCGTGCCCGACATCAAGACCGACTACAACCGCGCGACGGACTTCAGCGCCTACCGCACCTTCGGCTTTGTCGAGCGTCCCGGCACCGACCGCGCCGGCTATGAAAGCCTGACCACCCAGTACTTCAAGACCGCGGTCCAGCGCGAACTGGGCGCGCGCGGCTACCGCTACGTGGCGCAGTCGCCGGACCTGCTGGTAAACTTCAATGCCAGGCTGCAGGAAAAGGTGGAGGTGAGCCCGGCACCCGCGCCGATGATGGGCTACTACGGCTATCGCGGCGGGCTGTATGCGCCGTGGCCGGGCTATGGCTTCTATAACGACGTGTACCGCTACACCGAGGGCACCGTCAACATCGACCTGGTCGACCGGCGCCAGATGAAGCTGGTGTGGGAAGGCGTGGCGGTCGGCAGCGTCGACACCAGCGACAAGGCCAGTGCCCAGCAGCGCATCGACAGGACCGTGGCGCAGATCTTCGCCAAGTACCCGTTCCGGGTCGGGCAGTAA